Proteins from a genomic interval of Streptomyces sp. NBC_01445:
- a CDS encoding winged helix DNA-binding domain-containing protein — MPTPTVSWPGANARRIERQGLASPVPVSPTATPLLAGVMLGAHAQVLSAAELSLGLRVEGATRADVRRALWEERSLVKTYGPRGTVHLLAATDVPMWTGALSAIPGRAGQLSKDIRLTAAQTDAVVAAAGEALSGTELTADELTAAIVARTGAWAGDPVVPAFQAMWPRWRQVMHTAAHRGVLAFGPNRGRKVTYTNPGAVPMEQNAALSELVRRYLYAYGPATPQHFAKWLAAPRGWANALFGELARGGEIEEVDFEGVGEAWVAAGDTEFPGAGEGAEGVRLLPYFDAFGIASQPRELLFPGRAFERALAGGQAGNYPLLLVDGAVAGVWHQRRSGKRITVTVEPLEKLTAGQLEELERQTTRIGEVAEGAVELTVGEVTVGPHA, encoded by the coding sequence ATGCCGACACCCACCGTGAGCTGGCCCGGGGCGAACGCCCGCCGTATCGAGCGCCAGGGCCTGGCCTCACCGGTCCCCGTCTCCCCCACCGCCACCCCTTTGCTCGCCGGCGTAATGCTGGGCGCGCACGCCCAGGTGCTGTCGGCCGCCGAGCTCTCCCTCGGTCTGCGTGTCGAAGGGGCGACGCGCGCCGATGTGCGTCGTGCACTGTGGGAGGAGCGGTCACTGGTCAAGACGTACGGCCCGCGCGGCACCGTACATCTGCTGGCCGCTACGGACGTGCCGATGTGGACCGGCGCGCTCTCCGCGATCCCCGGCCGGGCAGGTCAGCTTTCCAAGGACATCCGGCTCACAGCGGCACAGACCGACGCGGTCGTAGCGGCCGCCGGAGAGGCTCTGTCCGGCACGGAGTTGACCGCCGACGAGCTGACGGCGGCCATCGTGGCGCGGACCGGGGCCTGGGCCGGTGACCCCGTCGTTCCCGCCTTCCAGGCCATGTGGCCGCGCTGGCGGCAGGTGATGCACACGGCGGCGCACCGCGGGGTACTCGCCTTCGGACCGAACCGGGGGCGGAAGGTGACGTACACGAACCCCGGCGCGGTCCCGATGGAGCAGAACGCGGCGCTCTCCGAGCTCGTACGCCGCTACCTGTACGCGTACGGCCCGGCCACCCCGCAGCATTTCGCCAAGTGGCTGGCCGCACCGAGAGGTTGGGCGAATGCACTCTTCGGGGAGCTGGCCCGGGGCGGGGAGATCGAGGAGGTCGACTTCGAGGGAGTCGGGGAGGCGTGGGTGGCGGCCGGGGACACCGAGTTCCCGGGGGCGGGAGAAGGGGCTGAAGGGGTGCGGCTCCTCCCCTACTTCGACGCCTTCGGGATCGCCTCGCAACCGCGCGAACTACTCTTCCCGGGAAGGGCCTTCGAGCGCGCTCTGGCGGGCGGCCAGGCCGGCAACTATCCGCTGCTGCTGGTGGACGGGGCAGTGGCCGGGGTGTGGCACCAACGCCGTTCGGGCAAGCGCATCACGGTCACCGTGGAGCCGCTGGAGAAGCTGACGGCCGGGCAGCTGGAGGAGCTGGAACGGCAGACAACACGCATCGGCGAAGTGGCAGAAGGAGCGGTGGAGTTGACGGTGGGAGAGGTGACGGTAGGGCCGCACGCTTAG
- a CDS encoding alpha-1,3-galactosidase-related protein, with amino-acid sequence MDDYGADPTGRTDSTPAVTAALRHARSIDRPVRIVFSQGTYQLYPERAEKRELYVSNTVGADQRYRDKKIGLLVEDMHYVTLDGGGAKLVYHGLQTAFASIRSTDVTFTNFSFDYAAPEVIDATVADTGVADGHAYRVLKIPAGSPYQVNGTHITWLGEKSPATGQPYWSGVDGLQYTQIHDPKAERTWRGGNPLFNDVAAVTDLGGRRIRIDYTTAARPADAGLVYQMRLIERTEPGAFIWQSKNVTMRSMNAYYLQSFGVVGQFSENISIDKVNFAPDPKSGRSTASFADFVQMSGVKGKVSITRSLFDGPHDDPINIHGTYLEVVGKPGPNTLTLAYKHPQTAGFPQFAPGDEVEFTTKRTMAPPADAHAKVTAVDGPSGTDHDKPLTTMTVTFDRPVPDGVETGGTVVENITATPSVVISGNVFRNVPTRGILVTTRKPVLITGNRFDAMSMASIYVSADAYQWYESGPVADLTIRGNSFTRPSGPVIFVEPTNQVVDPANPVHHNISVEHNSFDIGDVTVVDAKSVGGFAFTGNTVRRLDAADQPPYTSPLFVFHGSSGIRIAHNHYDEGLNTDWQANG; translated from the coding sequence GTGGACGACTACGGAGCCGACCCCACGGGGCGGACGGACTCGACGCCCGCTGTCACCGCGGCGCTGCGGCACGCCAGGAGCATCGACCGGCCGGTCAGGATCGTGTTCTCGCAGGGCACCTACCAGCTGTACCCCGAGCGGGCCGAGAAGCGTGAGCTGTACGTGTCCAACACCGTTGGCGCCGACCAGCGTTACCGGGACAAGAAGATCGGGCTGCTCGTCGAGGACATGCACTACGTCACCCTCGACGGCGGCGGTGCCAAGCTCGTCTACCACGGCCTGCAGACGGCGTTCGCGTCGATCCGCTCGACCGACGTGACGTTCACGAACTTCTCCTTCGACTACGCGGCCCCCGAGGTCATCGACGCGACCGTCGCCGACACCGGTGTCGCGGACGGGCACGCCTACCGCGTCCTGAAGATCCCCGCCGGCAGCCCGTACCAGGTGAACGGCACGCACATCACCTGGCTCGGCGAGAAGAGCCCGGCCACCGGGCAGCCGTACTGGTCGGGCGTCGACGGACTCCAGTACACCCAGATCCACGACCCCAAGGCCGAACGGACCTGGCGCGGAGGCAATCCGCTCTTCAACGACGTCGCCGCGGTCACCGACCTCGGTGGCCGTCGGATCCGGATCGACTACACCACCGCGGCCCGGCCGGCGGACGCCGGGCTCGTCTACCAGATGCGCCTCATCGAGCGGACGGAGCCGGGCGCTTTCATCTGGCAGTCGAAAAACGTCACGATGCGCTCGATGAACGCCTACTACCTCCAATCCTTCGGCGTGGTGGGGCAGTTCAGCGAGAACATCTCCATCGACAAGGTGAACTTCGCGCCCGATCCGAAGTCCGGCCGGTCGACGGCCTCCTTCGCGGACTTCGTGCAGATGTCCGGCGTCAAGGGGAAGGTCTCGATCACTCGGAGTCTCTTCGACGGCCCGCACGACGACCCGATCAACATCCACGGCACCTACCTCGAAGTCGTGGGGAAGCCCGGGCCGAACACCCTCACCCTCGCCTACAAGCACCCGCAGACCGCCGGATTCCCGCAGTTCGCCCCGGGCGACGAGGTCGAGTTCACCACCAAGCGCACGATGGCCCCGCCGGCGGACGCGCACGCGAAGGTCACCGCGGTCGACGGGCCCAGCGGGACGGACCACGACAAGCCGCTGACCACGATGACCGTCACCTTCGACCGGCCGGTGCCCGACGGGGTCGAGACCGGCGGCACGGTCGTCGAGAACATCACGGCCACCCCGTCGGTCGTCATCTCCGGCAACGTGTTCCGCAACGTACCGACCCGCGGCATTCTGGTCACCACCCGCAAGCCCGTACTGATCACCGGCAACCGGTTCGACGCGATGTCCATGGCCAGCATCTACGTCTCCGCCGACGCCTACCAGTGGTACGAGTCCGGGCCGGTCGCCGACCTCACGATCCGAGGGAACTCGTTCACGCGGCCCAGTGGTCCGGTCATCTTCGTGGAACCGACCAACCAGGTCGTCGACCCCGCGAACCCGGTGCACCACAACATCTCGGTCGAGCACAACTCGTTCGACATCGGAGACGTCACCGTTGTCGATGCCAAGAGTGTCGGTGGTTTCGCCTTCACCGGAAACACCGTCCGGCGGCTGGACGCGGCAGACCAACCGCCGTACACCTCACCGCTGTTCGTCTTCCACGGCAGTTCGGGCATCCGGATCGCACACAACCACTACGACGAGGGCCTCAACACGGATTGGCAGGCCAACGGCTGA
- a CDS encoding LacI family DNA-binding transcriptional regulator, which translates to MKVGITEVAVRAQVSEATVSRVVNRRQGVSRKTREAVEQAMADLGYERQTRGQLVAVITELVSNPFFADVCERIESTLAPHGLKTVLCPCFPGGVQELDFVTSLADRGVAAVVFLSASNTIEGADPEVYELLRSRRIPFVGVNGQFEGVGEAPVFSTDDLLAAELAVDHLFRLGHRRIGMASGPVGNRPADRRVSGFVASLARRGVEDPEQWVVRQSYTVEGGQSAAISLLGRGATAVVAASDYMALGAIRGARRQGYDVPGDVSVVGYDGAMIMDFVDPPLTTVRQPADRLASEVARSVLALVGNRDVPVGELLFDPELVIRASTAAPKAE; encoded by the coding sequence ATGAAGGTCGGCATCACCGAGGTCGCGGTGCGGGCGCAGGTGAGCGAGGCCACGGTCAGCCGGGTCGTCAACCGGCGCCAGGGCGTGTCGCGCAAGACCCGTGAGGCGGTCGAGCAGGCGATGGCCGACCTGGGTTACGAACGGCAGACGCGGGGTCAGCTCGTCGCGGTCATCACCGAGCTCGTCTCCAACCCGTTCTTCGCCGACGTCTGCGAACGGATCGAGTCCACCCTCGCCCCGCACGGCCTGAAGACGGTCCTGTGCCCGTGCTTCCCCGGCGGGGTGCAGGAGTTGGACTTCGTGACCTCCCTCGCCGACCGGGGCGTCGCCGCCGTCGTGTTCCTCTCGGCGAGCAACACGATCGAGGGCGCGGACCCGGAGGTGTACGAACTCCTGCGCTCCCGCAGGATCCCGTTCGTGGGCGTCAACGGTCAGTTCGAGGGCGTGGGTGAGGCGCCGGTCTTCTCCACCGACGACCTGCTGGCCGCCGAACTCGCTGTCGACCACCTCTTCCGGCTCGGTCACCGCCGTATCGGCATGGCATCGGGACCGGTCGGCAACCGCCCGGCCGACCGCCGCGTCAGCGGCTTCGTCGCCTCGCTCGCCAGACGCGGTGTCGAGGACCCGGAGCAGTGGGTGGTCCGGCAGTCCTACACGGTCGAGGGCGGCCAGTCCGCCGCGATCTCGCTCCTCGGCCGCGGCGCCACGGCCGTCGTAGCCGCCAGCGACTACATGGCCCTGGGCGCGATCCGCGGCGCGCGCCGTCAGGGGTACGACGTCCCGGGCGACGTGTCGGTGGTGGGCTACGACGGCGCCATGATCATGGACTTCGTCGACCCCCCGCTCACCACGGTCCGTCAGCCGGCCGACCGCCTGGCCTCGGAGGTGGCCCGCAGCGTCCTCGCCCTGGTCGGCAACCGCGACGTCCCCGTCGGCGAGCTCCTCTTCGACCCCGAACTGGTGATCCGCGCGAGCACGGCGGCGCCGAAGGCGGAGTGA
- a CDS encoding alpha-galactosidase, which translates to MSQVYFDEPSRTFLLTTPASSYALRIGADDSPRHVHWGAPLTLDQVAALPTHDGLTSSFASTSGEELAVEGGARFGVPSLLVRYSDGTRGVEWTYEGHEIDGGHLHVRLRDRHYPLGCTLRYAVHPDSDIVERSLTLSHLGTDEAACEPVEILRCDAASWSVPAASGVRLSHTVGKWSGETQLRRTEAPYAETVFTSRRGVSGHYGNPWLMVDAGDADEDRGEVWSMVLAWSGSWRITAQRDHTGGPFTVTGGAGHDGLTWRLQPGESHETPVFAGQFSRGGFGATSRGWHRYVAGHVLPRPDEPRPVVYNSWEATGWDVTLEGQRALAARAAELGVELFVVDDGWFGQRTSDRAGLGDWHPNPERFPYGLGPLVEEIRGLGMRFGLWVEPEMTNPDSDLYREHPEWVLHMPHRRRTELRQQLVLNFARTDVTEWAFKWLDRLVSTYTIDFLKWDMNRALTEAGWPGHPDAERLWTDHTRGVYSVLDRLRSAHPGLRIEGCAGGGGRADLGMLARTDQTWISDNTDADDRTAIQHGYSQVYPARTMSAWVTDSPNPHTRRTTPLPYRFHVAMTGALGIGGDLSRWTGAELAEARDLVALYKEIRPVVQFGEQYRLDEAVQYRAGDRVVVIAWGRDRDLRLTGLSPASVYVDESTGTEHTAATLLSQGLPLRLPRTDRPSTVIQLTRR; encoded by the coding sequence ATGTCACAGGTGTACTTCGACGAGCCCAGTCGCACGTTCCTCCTCACGACCCCCGCCTCCTCGTACGCGCTGCGCATCGGCGCGGACGACAGCCCACGGCATGTGCACTGGGGCGCGCCCCTCACACTCGACCAGGTCGCCGCACTGCCCACGCACGACGGACTGACCAGCAGCTTCGCCTCAACAAGCGGTGAGGAGCTCGCCGTTGAGGGCGGTGCCCGGTTCGGGGTGCCGTCACTGCTGGTGCGGTACTCGGACGGCACGCGCGGCGTCGAGTGGACCTACGAGGGCCACGAGATCGACGGCGGCCACCTCCACGTACGGCTGCGGGACCGCCACTACCCACTCGGCTGCACGCTGCGCTACGCGGTGCACCCCGACAGCGACATCGTCGAACGCTCCCTGACGCTCAGCCACTTGGGCACGGACGAGGCGGCCTGCGAGCCCGTCGAGATCCTGCGCTGCGACGCCGCGAGCTGGTCCGTACCGGCGGCGTCGGGCGTGCGGCTGAGCCATACGGTCGGCAAGTGGTCGGGCGAGACACAGCTGCGACGCACCGAAGCCCCGTATGCCGAGACCGTGTTCACGAGCCGGCGCGGCGTCTCGGGGCACTACGGGAATCCTTGGCTGATGGTCGACGCGGGTGACGCGGACGAGGACCGCGGCGAGGTGTGGAGCATGGTCCTCGCCTGGTCGGGGAGTTGGCGGATCACCGCGCAGCGCGACCACACGGGCGGCCCGTTCACGGTGACCGGTGGCGCCGGGCACGACGGTCTGACCTGGCGGCTGCAACCCGGCGAGAGCCATGAAACCCCGGTGTTCGCCGGGCAGTTCAGCCGCGGCGGCTTCGGCGCGACGAGCCGCGGCTGGCACCGGTATGTCGCCGGGCACGTACTGCCGCGCCCCGACGAGCCGCGGCCCGTGGTCTACAACAGCTGGGAGGCGACCGGCTGGGACGTCACGCTGGAGGGGCAGCGGGCCTTGGCGGCGCGCGCCGCCGAGCTGGGCGTCGAGCTGTTCGTGGTGGACGACGGCTGGTTCGGGCAGCGCACCAGCGACCGGGCCGGACTCGGCGACTGGCACCCGAATCCGGAGCGGTTCCCGTACGGGCTCGGCCCGCTGGTCGAGGAGATCCGAGGGCTCGGCATGCGCTTCGGACTTTGGGTGGAGCCGGAGATGACCAACCCGGACAGCGACCTGTACCGCGAGCACCCCGAGTGGGTGCTGCACATGCCGCACCGCCGCCGCACCGAGCTGCGCCAGCAGCTCGTCCTCAACTTCGCGCGTACCGATGTCACGGAGTGGGCCTTCAAGTGGCTCGACCGACTGGTCTCCACGTACACGATCGACTTCCTGAAGTGGGACATGAACCGGGCGCTCACGGAGGCGGGCTGGCCGGGCCACCCCGACGCCGAACGACTGTGGACCGACCACACGCGGGGCGTCTACTCGGTGCTCGACCGGCTGCGCAGCGCCCACCCCGGCCTGCGGATCGAGGGCTGCGCGGGCGGCGGCGGCCGCGCGGACCTCGGGATGCTGGCCCGCACCGATCAGACCTGGATCTCCGACAACACGGACGCCGACGACCGCACAGCCATCCAGCACGGCTACAGCCAGGTCTACCCGGCCCGCACCATGTCCGCCTGGGTCACCGACAGCCCCAACCCGCACACTCGCCGCACCACTCCGCTCCCCTACCGCTTCCATGTCGCGATGACCGGCGCGCTCGGCATCGGCGGCGACCTCTCGCGCTGGACCGGGGCCGAACTCGCCGAAGCCCGCGACCTGGTGGCGCTGTACAAGGAGATCCGCCCGGTGGTGCAGTTCGGCGAGCAGTACCGGCTCGACGAGGCCGTCCAGTACCGGGCCGGCGATCGGGTCGTGGTCATCGCCTGGGGCCGGGACCGCGATCTGCGGCTGACCGGCCTCTCCCCTGCCTCGGTCTACGTGGACGAGTCCACCGGCACCGAGCACACCGCGGCGACCCTGCTCTCGCAGGGCCTGCCTCTGCGGTTGCCCCGGACGGACCGGCCGAGCACCGTGATACAGCTGACCCGGCGATGA